The following proteins are encoded in a genomic region of Amia ocellicauda isolate fAmiCal2 chromosome 6, fAmiCal2.hap1, whole genome shotgun sequence:
- the pvalb7 gene encoding parvalbumin-7: MSMTDILKAEDINKALEAFKGAESFDYKKFFAMVGLKGKTADDVKKAFKVLDVDQSGFIEEDELKFVLKGFSKNGRDLTDAETKAFLKAGDKDGDGKIGIDEFAVLVAES; encoded by the exons ATGTCGATGACTGACATTCTCAAAGCCGAAGACATCAATAAAGCCTTGGAGGCCTTCAAAG GTGCAGAGTCATTTGACTATAAGAAGTTCTTTGCCATGGTGGGGCTGAAGGGTAAGACCGCCGATGATGTCAAGAAGGCCTTCAAGGTCCTAGACGTGGATCAGAGTGGCTTCATTGAGGAGGATGAGCTCAA ATTCGTACTGAAGGGGTTCTCCAAAAATGGCAGGGATCTCACCGACGCAGAGACCAAAGCATTCCTGAAGGCAGGAGACAAGGATGGTGATGGCAAGATCGGCATTGATG AGTTCGCTGTCTTGGTGGCCGAGTCATAA